The genomic segment AATCCGCCTTGAAGCATCATCGTAAGCAACACAAAAATTTCCTAAAATTACTCAAGGAAGCGAGACTAGAGGCGGGACTTTCCCAGACGGAAGTGGCGGACTCTATAGGTCACTGTCAGAGCTTCGTCTCCCGAATCGAATCGGGAGAACTGCGTTTGAAATTGGAGGATTTTCTGAAATTGTACCAGTTATACGGTAAACCCGCGACCCACTTTTTTCGGGCATTCACCGAAGAAACGGAATAGGCCGACTTATTCCGCCGGATTTTCTTCCGAAACCTCGGACTCCCACATAGGTTTTAGAACTTTATAATCTAAGAAAATAGTTCCGAAAGGAATCATGGAAGCCAAAAAGAGCTTCGCGGATAAGGTCCACTTCCATCTGTACTCGACGGCGGCTCCGAGCAAATTCATGCAAAAGAGCAGGAAGAATGCTCCGTGAATCGGCCCCAAGATTTGGACGAGTTCCGGCGATTCCCAAATTCTCTTTAAGGGCACGCCAATGAAAACGAGAATTATGAGAGAAAATCCTTCTAGAACCGAAAGTACTCGTAACCAACCCAATTTTGAAGTGAATAATCTCATTCTACGGTATCCTAAAAAGAGGTCTTGTAACGACGCTGATTATGGGCCAAGGGATTGCAACGACTATAAGAAATAAAGCACTAGTAAACCAAGATAGAACGATCCGATGTTTTCGATTTTGATCCGATTCTCTCTTGGCCTTTGCGGATCCGACGGTAAATATCACTACTGCCGAGAACATCACCAACGCGTGAAAAACGGAAAAGAAGGAAAGTTCGAGAGATGCGAAATTGTCCTTCGCATTGGTAAAGAAGGCTCTTACAAAAGGGCTTTTAAAATATACGATCAAACCCAAAACCAATTGCAGATGCAAAACCGAAGTGGTTATCAAATGCAAATGTCTAAGAAAACCGGAAGCAATCTCTTTCCGATAAATTAAAGCGAAGCAAGAAACTAAGAGGCAAAGCGCGAGTAGAACAAGCACGAGCCAACGATTATAAGAATGTAGGAACAGTAGTACAGTATACATTTCGTAGTTCCATCAATCGGACCGTCAAACAAATAGACGGGAGTCGATCAGCCGAACCTCCTCTGGATCGGAGAATAGGAAACGGCTCTATAAGAGCACCAAAAATTTAATCGAATCCTAGTATATAGGGACACTAAATCGTACAGACTCGGGTTCGGTCCGTTTTTCTATAGAAGTTTTACTTTCTTAGTAACACGTTGTCCGAACTCCGAATCATCTTATTTCGAAAAATAAAGATCAGGTACCTTCTTCTTTTCTCATATTCTTAAGTAATACCAGAACCGAAATCACAAGCAATCCGGTAAGAATCGCGCATATTAAGGATACCAATTGCATGGAATCCGTGAACGCTTCTTTGGCGGACAATAATAATGCGGCACCGAATTGGTCCGGCAATTCTTTCGCAAGAGCAACGGCCGCTCCCAGAGTGTTTTGGGCCGCATTCGTAGCTTCTTGGCTTGCACCGATCGCCACTACATCT from the Leptospira wolffii serovar Khorat str. Khorat-H2 genome contains:
- a CDS encoding helix-turn-helix domain-containing protein yields the protein MKHHRKQHKNFLKLLKEARLEAGLSQTEVADSIGHCQSFVSRIESGELRLKLEDFLKLYQLYGKPATHFFRAFTEETE
- a CDS encoding DUF3817 domain-containing protein, translated to MRLFTSKLGWLRVLSVLEGFSLIILVFIGVPLKRIWESPELVQILGPIHGAFFLLFCMNLLGAAVEYRWKWTLSAKLFLASMIPFGTIFLDYKVLKPMWESEVSEENPAE